A section of the Methanofollis sp. UBA420 genome encodes:
- a CDS encoding HD domain-containing protein, giving the protein MHTTDDEIQAYVETTLKNSGSHGLDHTLRVTALCREIGLAEGADMRVLVPAALLHDIARPQEEETGVPHEEEGARIAEEYLGAIGYDAALVPAVSHAIRAHRYSTGAAPATLEAKVLSDADKLDAMGAVGLARTFLQAGERGGGIPDAVDHIHEKLLKLKGLVYTQTARALAEERHAFLSDFVGALEDEMRRR; this is encoded by the coding sequence ATGCACACCACCGATGACGAGATCCAGGCCTACGTGGAAACGACCCTCAAAAATTCCGGTTCCCACGGCCTCGACCACACCCTCAGGGTCACCGCTCTCTGCCGGGAGATCGGCCTCGCCGAGGGTGCCGACATGCGGGTGCTCGTCCCGGCCGCCCTCCTCCACGACATCGCCCGCCCCCAGGAGGAGGAGACGGGCGTCCCCCACGAGGAGGAGGGGGCGAGGATCGCGGAAGAGTACCTCGGGGCGATCGGCTACGACGCTGCCCTCGTCCCGGCGGTCTCCCATGCCATCCGCGCCCACCGGTACAGCACGGGCGCTGCGCCCGCGACACTGGAGGCGAAGGTCCTCTCCGACGCCGACAAACTGGACGCCATGGGTGCGGTCGGCCTCGCCCGGACGTTCCTGCAGGCCGGCGAACGCGGGGGTGGCATCCCTGACGCCGTCGATCATATCCACGAGAAACTCCTGAAGCTGAAGGGCCTGGTGTACACACAGACCGCCCGTGCCCTCGCGGAAGAGAGGCACGCCTTCCTGAGCGACTTCGTAGGGGCCCTCGAAGATGAGATGCGTCGGCGGTGA
- a CDS encoding DUF91 domain-containing protein, with protein sequence MPIEVSLWNISSDIVKKIEYSSIDSEKRLEDILCEDLSILDDDLLLLGRQVPTGFGKYIDMLGIDPTGKLTVIELKKDRTPREVIAQVLDYASWVKDLSYADVKEICNEFHKAEFESLFGEKFGISPPEEINQEHDMVIVCSDLDNETERILNYLSEGYNVPINAVFFRFFSDAGSEYLSRSWLIDPREAEERSDKTKSNKKSEPWNGRDFVVNVDACDGISVWKDMQKYGFASAGGGIWYSKTLMNLFPGARVFAMIPKKGYVGVGTVQAASVRVRDFSVMEGEKEVSILDVPLKCEGLKHDPDDPDRCEYFVRVEWMRTVPEDQAFWVKGLSANQNSAYKLRNKFTLDALTEHFGLEDS encoded by the coding sequence ATGCCGATTGAAGTCTCCCTGTGGAATATTTCATCTGATATCGTCAAAAAAATTGAGTATTCTTCCATTGACTCAGAAAAACGGCTTGAAGACATACTCTGTGAAGACCTCTCCATCCTTGACGACGACCTGTTGTTGCTCGGCAGGCAGGTCCCGACAGGTTTTGGAAAGTATATCGATATGCTCGGGATAGATCCCACAGGAAAACTCACCGTCATCGAATTGAAAAAGGATAGAACACCACGGGAAGTGATTGCTCAGGTTCTGGACTATGCCTCCTGGGTGAAAGATCTCTCGTACGCGGATGTGAAAGAGATCTGCAACGAGTTCCACAAAGCAGAATTTGAATCACTTTTTGGTGAGAAATTTGGCATTTCCCCTCCGGAGGAGATCAATCAGGAGCATGACATGGTCATCGTCTGTTCAGACCTGGACAACGAAACAGAACGCATCCTGAACTATCTCTCCGAAGGTTATAACGTCCCGATAAATGCCGTGTTCTTTCGATTTTTTTCAGATGCGGGATCAGAATATCTCTCGCGCAGCTGGCTCATCGATCCGCGGGAGGCCGAGGAGAGATCGGACAAAACAAAATCGAATAAAAAAAGCGAGCCATGGAACGGCCGTGATTTCGTCGTAAATGTCGATGCATGCGACGGTATATCGGTATGGAAAGATATGCAAAAATATGGTTTCGCCTCAGCAGGCGGCGGCATATGGTATAGCAAAACGCTCATGAATCTCTTTCCCGGAGCCCGTGTCTTTGCCATGATCCCGAAGAAAGGGTATGTGGGGGTTGGAACCGTACAGGCCGCGAGCGTACGGGTCAGGGATTTTTCCGTTATGGAGGGAGAAAAGGAAGTATCGATCCTCGATGTACCCCTGAAATGTGAAGGACTGAAACATGATCCCGACGATCCTGATCGTTGTGAATATTTCGTTCGCGTTGAATGGATGCGAACGGTCCCGGAAGATCAGGCATTCTGGGTAAAAGGACTGTCGGCAAACCAGAACAGCGCCTACAAATTGAGAAATAAGTTTACGCTCGATGCATTAACAGAGCACTTCGGGTTGGAGGATTCATAA
- a CDS encoding PAS domain S-box protein — MAHDLLSAFHAWPWKLPVLLAATGGALAATVFAASFGVTTVVAHLFFVPVILAVCWYGWKGVAMTAALLVAYLLVIAFFFGTASPVFIEAAGRAVVIAAVSLLLALLSARISGLAQDYHGIFEHSGGGILIVDREAQAVLAANRAAAGMLGFSPDDMVGRSISSLFPDAAAGESAATAIREGESLEGVEAALTARDGSVRWVRFSTGSLPGGRVACTLLDVSDQKEEAREMEALARFTGDNPNPVFSVDSAGRMMYANAAAAPLESIWDTEAGRPFRVLIAAVVARAMDGGKNEEIEVTIAGRTVLCMVVPVAGEGYANIYGRDITARKTVEEAIRLEEQRLEALVRLNGMDGAPVRAIADYALESGISLTGSEIGYVAFLNEDESVLTIQSWSQKAREQCRVRDPPKVYPLEQTGLWGEPVRQRRTVIVNDYAAPSPLKKGTPPGHPPIRRFLSVPVFSGRRIVAVAGVANKAGPYDDADARQLALLMGEMWTLLQRKWYAEDLARSENLYRTVFEATGTATMVIDEAGTVTHVNSRFGPFFGYDPADLVGKSVWSTLFTGPAAEVTRRYHAQRRYGTGAPSTYEVQLQDREGQTRDVLLTAALIPGTLTSIVSLADITTLKETERELLERNRELSFLSEIGGISVSSSSLSAMLGAMLQTVLQTSGLDGGAIHLIDESGGATASLVCQYGVPDAAAVPAVSPVAEGTLPAWAAEQFAAAVAVPLLAGQERLGVMTVGGDHPFSDKEESFLAVAGRSIGPAIQRAVLRAERERASEEANLYLDIMTHDINNANAVAMGYSSLLASMLSGREEALAKGVLAGIRQSAEIITNVSTYRTMSRRRTRVEPIPLDRVIRGQVAVFSDVDVRYGGTDGIVEADELLSEVFANLIGNAVKFGGTGVTIWITVADRNGEVAVTVADNGPGIPDDQKVRVFERFVRNSTRASGKGLGLWIVKMLVERYGGSIAAADRVAGSPGEGAAMVVVLRKAKAAGK, encoded by the coding sequence ATGGCACACGATTTGCTCTCAGCATTCCATGCCTGGCCATGGAAACTGCCTGTCCTCCTCGCCGCGACAGGCGGCGCCCTCGCCGCCACGGTCTTTGCGGCGTCGTTCGGCGTGACGACCGTTGTCGCCCATCTCTTCTTCGTCCCGGTCATCCTTGCGGTCTGCTGGTACGGCTGGAAGGGCGTTGCGATGACGGCGGCCCTCCTCGTCGCCTATCTCCTGGTCATTGCATTTTTCTTCGGCACGGCGTCGCCTGTCTTTATCGAAGCGGCAGGCCGCGCCGTCGTCATTGCCGCCGTCTCCCTCCTCCTCGCCCTTTTGTCGGCGCGGATCTCGGGCCTGGCGCAGGACTACCACGGGATCTTCGAGCACTCCGGGGGCGGGATCCTGATCGTCGACCGGGAGGCCCAGGCCGTGCTTGCCGCGAACCGCGCCGCCGCCGGCATGCTCGGCTTCTCCCCGGACGACATGGTCGGGCGGTCGATTTCGTCCCTGTTCCCGGATGCAGCGGCCGGGGAGAGCGCCGCGACGGCAATCCGGGAAGGTGAATCCCTGGAGGGGGTGGAGGCGGCGCTGACCGCACGGGACGGCAGCGTCCGCTGGGTCAGGTTCTCCACCGGTTCACTCCCCGGCGGGAGGGTCGCCTGCACCCTCCTCGATGTCTCCGACCAGAAGGAGGAGGCGCGGGAGATGGAGGCCCTCGCCCGTTTCACCGGCGACAACCCGAACCCCGTCTTCAGTGTCGATAGTGCAGGGAGGATGATGTACGCCAACGCGGCCGCCGCACCCCTGGAGTCCATCTGGGATACGGAGGCGGGACGGCCCTTCCGCGTGCTGATCGCCGCTGTGGTCGCCCGGGCGATGGATGGAGGGAAAAACGAGGAGATCGAGGTGACGATCGCCGGACGGACTGTCCTGTGCATGGTCGTGCCGGTGGCAGGCGAGGGCTATGCCAACATCTACGGGCGGGACATCACCGCCAGAAAGACGGTCGAGGAGGCGATCCGCCTCGAAGAGCAGAGGCTTGAGGCGCTTGTCAGGCTGAACGGGATGGACGGTGCACCTGTCAGGGCGATCGCCGACTATGCCCTGGAGAGCGGGATCTCTCTCACCGGCAGCGAGATCGGGTACGTCGCCTTTCTCAATGAGGACGAGTCGGTCCTGACGATCCAGTCCTGGTCACAGAAGGCGCGGGAACAGTGCCGGGTGAGAGACCCGCCGAAGGTGTACCCCCTTGAACAGACCGGGCTATGGGGGGAACCGGTCAGGCAGCGCCGCACGGTCATCGTGAACGACTATGCCGCACCCTCCCCCCTCAAGAAGGGCACGCCGCCGGGCCACCCTCCGATCCGGCGGTTCCTGAGTGTCCCGGTCTTTTCCGGGCGGCGGATCGTTGCGGTCGCCGGGGTGGCGAACAAGGCCGGGCCGTACGACGATGCCGACGCCAGGCAACTCGCCCTCTTGATGGGTGAGATGTGGACGCTCCTGCAGAGAAAATGGTATGCCGAGGACCTGGCCCGTTCTGAAAATCTCTACCGCACGGTCTTCGAGGCCACGGGCACGGCGACGATGGTCATCGACGAGGCCGGCACGGTCACCCACGTGAACTCCCGGTTCGGCCCCTTCTTCGGGTACGACCCGGCCGACCTGGTCGGGAAGAGTGTCTGGTCCACTCTCTTCACCGGCCCGGCCGCGGAGGTCACGCGGCGCTACCATGCACAGAGGCGGTATGGGACAGGGGCGCCCTCGACGTACGAGGTGCAGTTGCAGGACCGTGAGGGGCAGACGCGCGATGTCCTCCTCACCGCGGCACTCATTCCGGGGACCCTCACGAGCATCGTCTCCCTGGCAGACATCACCACCCTGAAGGAGACTGAACGCGAACTCCTCGAACGCAACAGGGAACTCTCTTTTCTCTCGGAGATCGGGGGCATCTCGGTCTCGTCCTCCTCTCTCTCCGCCATGCTCGGGGCGATGCTGCAGACTGTGCTCCAGACCTCTGGTCTCGACGGCGGGGCTATCCATCTTATCGACGAATCGGGTGGGGCGACTGCATCGCTCGTCTGCCAGTACGGCGTCCCCGACGCCGCTGCCGTCCCGGCCGTCTCGCCGGTCGCGGAGGGGACCCTGCCCGCCTGGGCCGCCGAACAGTTTGCAGCCGCGGTTGCGGTGCCCCTCCTTGCCGGGCAGGAGCGTCTCGGCGTCATGACTGTCGGGGGCGATCACCCGTTTTCCGACAAAGAGGAATCTTTCCTTGCCGTGGCCGGGCGTTCGATTGGCCCTGCCATCCAGAGGGCGGTCCTGCGGGCCGAACGCGAGCGGGCGAGCGAGGAGGCGAACCTGTACCTGGACATCATGACCCACGACATCAACAACGCGAATGCCGTGGCGATGGGGTACAGCAGTCTCCTGGCCTCGATGCTCTCCGGCAGGGAGGAGGCGCTGGCAAAGGGAGTGCTTGCCGGCATCAGGCAGAGCGCGGAGATCATCACGAATGTCTCGACCTACCGGACAATGAGCAGGCGGCGGACGAGGGTCGAGCCCATCCCGCTGGACCGCGTGATCCGGGGGCAGGTCGCCGTCTTTTCCGACGTGGACGTCAGGTACGGCGGGACTGACGGCATCGTCGAGGCGGACGAACTCCTCTCCGAGGTCTTCGCGAACCTGATCGGGAACGCGGTGAAGTTCGGCGGCACCGGGGTCACGATCTGGATCACGGTGGCGGACAGAAACGGCGAGGTGGCGGTGACGGTCGCGGACAATGGTCCGGGCATCCCCGACGACCAGAAGGTGCGTGTCTTCGAGCGTTTTGTCCGGAACTCAACACGGGCCTCGGGCAAGGGCCTCGGCCTCTGGATCGTGAAGATGCTTGTCGAGCGCTATGGCGGGAGCATCGCGGCCGCGGACCGCGTGGCCGGCAGTCCGGGCGAGGGCGCGGCGATGGTCGTCGTCCTGCGGAAAGCAAAGGCGGCGGGGAAATAA
- a CDS encoding 30S ribosomal protein S15 codes for MARMHARRRGKSCSVAPYRTEAPEWCGMSADEAVKIVVDLRKKGNSSSEIGFILRDKYGVSDVKLVAGKKIGEILEEHNLGSDLPEDLRNLIAKALGMRKHLAENKNDLHNKRQLQLTESKVRRLVRYYTTSGKLEKGWTYKPETAEILLSR; via the coding sequence ATGGCACGAATGCATGCACGAAGGAGAGGCAAGTCCTGTTCCGTCGCCCCATACCGCACTGAAGCACCCGAGTGGTGCGGCATGTCGGCAGACGAAGCCGTGAAGATTGTTGTCGACCTTCGCAAAAAGGGCAACTCCAGCAGCGAGATCGGGTTCATCCTCAGGGACAAGTACGGCGTCTCTGATGTCAAACTCGTGGCAGGCAAGAAGATCGGCGAGATCCTCGAGGAACACAACCTCGGGTCGGACCTCCCGGAGGACCTCCGCAACCTGATCGCCAAGGCGCTCGGGATGAGGAAGCACCTTGCCGAGAACAAAAACGACCTTCACAACAAGCGGCAGCTCCAGCTCACCGAGTCCAAGGTGCGCCGCCTGGTGAGGTACTACACGACAAGCGGAAAGCTCGAGAAGGGCTGGACCTACAAACCGGAGACTGCCGAGATTCTCCTCTCCAGATAA
- a CDS encoding DHHA1 domain-containing protein, with translation MSIQAAAERVAGKIRATDFVEVYAHHDADGIAAGAILAQAMLRAGLRFRLRIRQGIRADEIGHPESTLLCDLGAGLADLPESTMVVDHHVPHFTGEFHVNPHLAGLDGEQELSASGAAYLVAQALGDNRDLAGLAVLGMIGDGQQFSGTNREILNEGIANGFISPERGLLLPGNTLHEALETAVTPYISGLSGNDDAVTRILDAATGEEEVADDVLLSLLVLDAGADAAPSVFSRVYGDRYRLEREVIEDARTLAAVIDGCGQQGRGGLAASVCLRAPECVPEAMEVAGAFRRRVLDALAARKADDAGTIYEVSDAVAASGVADCLAYDLKQTGPVAVIAPAGDVWQVSARCPPGVETDLEEILRTVAAQTGGTGGGHRNRGGARIPADRIGEFRKEFARMVAA, from the coding sequence ATGTCCATTCAGGCCGCTGCTGAACGGGTGGCAGGGAAGATCCGTGCCACCGACTTTGTCGAGGTCTACGCGCACCATGACGCCGACGGGATCGCCGCAGGGGCGATCCTCGCTCAGGCCATGCTCCGCGCGGGCCTGCGTTTTCGGCTGCGGATACGGCAGGGCATCAGGGCCGACGAGATCGGGCACCCTGAATCGACCCTGCTCTGCGACCTCGGGGCCGGCCTTGCCGACCTGCCGGAGAGCACGATGGTCGTCGACCATCACGTCCCCCACTTCACCGGGGAGTTCCACGTCAACCCGCACCTTGCGGGCCTCGACGGGGAACAGGAGCTCTCGGCATCGGGCGCGGCCTACCTGGTCGCCCAGGCGCTCGGGGACAACCGCGACCTTGCAGGGCTTGCTGTCCTCGGCATGATCGGGGACGGCCAGCAGTTCTCCGGCACCAACAGGGAGATCCTGAACGAGGGGATCGCCAACGGCTTCATCAGCCCGGAAAGAGGGCTCCTCCTTCCGGGAAACACGCTGCACGAAGCTCTTGAAACGGCGGTCACCCCGTACATCAGCGGTCTCAGCGGGAACGACGACGCCGTGACCCGCATCCTCGACGCCGCAACAGGCGAGGAAGAGGTGGCCGACGACGTCCTCCTCTCCCTCCTCGTGCTGGATGCCGGGGCTGACGCGGCACCGTCGGTCTTCTCCCGCGTGTACGGCGACCGTTACCGGCTGGAACGCGAGGTGATCGAGGACGCACGCACCCTTGCCGCCGTCATCGACGGCTGCGGCCAGCAGGGCCGCGGCGGACTTGCGGCATCGGTCTGCCTCAGGGCCCCGGAGTGCGTTCCTGAGGCCATGGAAGTCGCAGGGGCCTTCAGGCGCCGGGTGCTCGACGCACTCGCCGCCAGGAAGGCCGACGACGCCGGGACGATCTACGAGGTTTCCGACGCCGTCGCGGCAAGCGGCGTTGCCGACTGCCTCGCCTACGACCTCAAGCAGACCGGGCCGGTCGCGGTGATCGCACCGGCCGGGGATGTCTGGCAGGTCTCGGCACGCTGTCCGCCGGGCGTGGAGACCGACCTCGAGGAGATCCTCAGGACGGTCGCCGCGCAGACCGGCGGGACAGGCGGCGGTCACAGGAACCGCGGTGGCGCACGCATCCCGGCCGACCGGATCGGCGAGTTCAGGAAGGAGTTCGCCAGGATGGTGGCCGCATGA
- a CDS encoding KEOPS complex subunit Pcc1, protein MIRIEGTITTGSARAECVAGALAPDNLSGMETAAAGDDAVVTGIRGEHLRSVTASVDDYLMNLAIAEEVCSYLLEKAGRA, encoded by the coding sequence ATGATCCGGATCGAGGGCACCATCACGACCGGGAGCGCACGTGCAGAGTGCGTCGCCGGCGCCCTCGCCCCCGACAACCTCTCCGGCATGGAGACGGCGGCCGCGGGCGACGACGCGGTCGTCACCGGGATCCGGGGCGAACACCTGCGGTCGGTGACGGCGTCGGTGGACGACTACCTGATGAACCTCGCCATCGCAGAGGAGGTCTGTTCGTACCTCCTCGAGAAAGCGGGCAGGGCCTGA
- a CDS encoding 30S ribosomal protein S3ae: protein MAKRKQVGKRVEGWKAKSWYKVYGPEAFGKTYIGDTISADPSLVMGRVMQTTLGEISQDYAKQHIKMRFRVNNVAGDAAYTEFVGHEITRDYMRGLVKRKTSRIDSIILVPTKDGKKVRLTITCFTINRANFSQVHEIRAVTMKSVLEQAAQASFDEFSKAVVSGETAKEVFKLIKPIFPVRRVEIIKSKLETAPIVVAA, encoded by the coding sequence ATGGCAAAGAGAAAGCAGGTTGGAAAGAGAGTCGAAGGCTGGAAGGCCAAGTCCTGGTACAAGGTCTACGGTCCCGAAGCATTCGGCAAGACCTATATCGGCGACACGATCTCCGCTGACCCCTCCCTCGTGATGGGCCGCGTGATGCAGACCACGCTCGGCGAGATCTCGCAGGACTACGCGAAGCAGCACATCAAGATGCGCTTCAGGGTGAACAACGTCGCCGGCGACGCGGCCTATACCGAGTTCGTCGGACACGAGATCACCCGCGACTACATGCGCGGGCTCGTAAAGAGAAAGACCTCCAGGATCGACTCCATCATCCTCGTCCCCACGAAGGACGGCAAGAAGGTCCGCCTCACCATCACGTGCTTCACCATCAACAGGGCGAACTTCAGCCAGGTGCACGAGATCAGGGCAGTGACGATGAAGAGCGTCCTTGAACAGGCGGCCCAGGCCTCCTTCGACGAATTCTCGAAGGCTGTCGTCTCGGGCGAGACTGCCAAGGAAGTCTTCAAGCTGATCAAGCCGATCTTCCCGGTCCGCCGGGTCGAGATCATCAAGTCCAAGCTCGAGACCGCGCCCATCGTGGTCGCGGCCTGA
- a CDS encoding polymer-forming cytoskeletal protein has product MEDGIQDWIYQCSFPDGTELQEHTLKTGNTIIIGDRCTIDYGLKGKDIVVCEFCTLNGSIVADGDVRIDNWCEINGDVIAAADAYLGEGVKVHGKLIVQGDLDVGDNVHIERGFEAKGWISIRNPMPVIAYLILYVMTLLKIDNPDEIDDALKEIFGEDEDEDDENPLLIPPSSNIDMKVFSVPTMMTIGNGCRLHGNIRASSIMVGRDNTIFGSLRANGLIRVGDGTQVHGNVEGGEEVAVAPGVHILGNVSGRTLALDEKARIDGTIRAPEGVRFEREVQEEA; this is encoded by the coding sequence ATGGAAGACGGGATTCAGGACTGGATATACCAGTGTTCATTCCCCGACGGCACCGAACTGCAGGAACATACCCTGAAGACGGGGAATACCATCATCATCGGGGACCGCTGCACGATCGACTACGGGCTGAAAGGGAAAGACATCGTCGTCTGCGAATTTTGCACTCTCAACGGAAGCATTGTTGCGGACGGTGACGTCAGGATCGACAACTGGTGCGAGATCAACGGCGACGTGATCGCTGCTGCAGATGCCTATCTCGGGGAAGGGGTGAAGGTCCACGGCAAACTCATCGTTCAGGGCGACCTCGATGTCGGCGACAACGTCCATATCGAGCGGGGTTTCGAGGCAAAAGGGTGGATCTCGATCAGGAACCCGATGCCGGTGATCGCCTACCTCATCCTCTATGTAATGACCCTCCTGAAGATCGACAACCCCGACGAGATCGACGACGCCCTGAAGGAGATCTTCGGCGAGGACGAAGACGAAGACGACGAGAACCCCCTGCTCATCCCGCCGTCCTCGAACATCGACATGAAGGTCTTCTCCGTCCCGACCATGATGACGATCGGGAACGGCTGCCGCCTCCACGGCAATATCAGGGCCTCCTCGATCATGGTCGGCCGGGACAACACTATCTTCGGGAGCCTGCGGGCGAACGGACTTATCAGGGTCGGGGACGGTACGCAGGTCCACGGCAATGTCGAGGGCGGCGAGGAAGTCGCCGTGGCGCCGGGAGTGCACATCCTCGGCAATGTGAGCGGCAGGACCCTCGCCCTCGACGAGAAAGCCCGTATAGACGGGACGATCCGGGCGCCCGAGGGTGTCAGGTTCGAGAGAGAAGTGCAGGAGGAAGCATGA